The following nucleotide sequence is from Uranotaenia lowii strain MFRU-FL unplaced genomic scaffold, ASM2978415v1 HiC_scaffold_696, whole genome shotgun sequence.
TTCCTGGGGACGGTTCCTCTCCACTACTGTTactgttgttatttgtgctaGCATTActactgatgctgctgctgttgctgctactATCTGCACAAGAAGATTCCGCTTTCCGGTATCCTTCAATCAACTGATACAAAAGCGGTTCCGGACACTGCCCAGCATCATTTAAATCCTGATCTTCTCCGGGCATAGCCAGTTGCTGCAACAGCCGCTTCCTCGAAGGCCCCTTCTTGCCAGTTTCTGCCAAGAGAACCGTTTTCGAATAGGAAAGCTTCATACAATCCAACAGGTCCAGAACCAGACCCAGAGCCAGCGACCTGTTGTCCATCGGCAGTGCATCGTCATCTTCCTCAGCTTGTCGCTGACTCTGGTCTTCCGTCTGAGAAGTTTTCTGTTCCGGATTTACG
It contains:
- the LOC129760638 gene encoding uncharacterized protein LOC129760638, with protein sequence MDEDVEFRDMVYKKLEESGMLLDIKAKLRTYLYDIIENDGKSADSGQPETAPSSESEATFSSSCGVVEQSETVNPEQKTSQTEDQSQRQAEEDDDALPMDNRSLALGLVLDLLDCMKLSYSKTVLLAETGKKGPSRKRLLQQLAMPGEDQDLNDAGQCPEPLLYQLIEGYRKAESSCADSSSNSSSISSNASTNNNSNSSGEEPSPGSKKEPSESVQENISAT